A single region of the Thermoanaerobaculia bacterium genome encodes:
- a CDS encoding dienelactone hydrolase family protein: MNAVAEREEIRIPAGDASLAGELDIPEGSPSVIVFAHGSGGGRSSPRNRFVSSVLRDQGFGTLLFDLLTPEEGEIDVHTAHLRFDIGFLAERLERATAWLLAERPRIAPIGFFGASTGAAAALVTAARIPGDVGAIVSRGGRPALAGAFLDAVRAPVLLIVGGADPAILRENESALDALRGEKRLHVVPEATHLFEEPGALEEVAREAGSWFLRHLRH; encoded by the coding sequence GTGAACGCCGTCGCCGAGCGGGAGGAGATCCGGATTCCCGCGGGGGATGCGAGCCTCGCCGGAGAGCTCGACATTCCCGAAGGGTCGCCTTCCGTCATCGTCTTCGCGCACGGCTCGGGAGGCGGGCGAAGCAGCCCGAGGAACCGGTTCGTTTCGAGCGTGCTTCGCGACCAGGGGTTCGGGACGCTGCTCTTCGATCTGCTCACTCCCGAAGAAGGGGAGATCGACGTCCACACCGCCCATCTCCGGTTCGACATCGGGTTTCTCGCCGAGCGCCTCGAGCGCGCCACCGCCTGGCTCCTCGCGGAACGGCCGCGGATCGCGCCGATCGGCTTCTTCGGCGCGAGCACCGGGGCCGCCGCCGCGCTCGTGACGGCCGCCCGGATCCCCGGCGACGTGGGGGCGATCGTCTCGCGCGGCGGCCGGCCGGCTCTCGCGGGCGCCTTCCTCGACGCGGTCCGCGCGCCGGTGCTCCTGATCGTCGGCGGGGCCGATCCGGCGATCCTCCGGGAAAACGAGTCGGCGCTCGACGCCCTCCGGGGGGAGAAGCGGCTTCACGTCGTTCCGGAAGCGACGCACCTCTTCGAGGAACCGGGCGCGCTCGAGGAAGTCGCCCGTGAAGCGGGATCCTGGTTCCTCCGGCATCTCCGCCACTAG
- a CDS encoding OmcA/MtrC family decaheme c-type cytochrome, which produces MQILRRLVVLGMSAAGIVVPFGGVGDRGAPAAISSRPVTLTSPSAYAASAKEHYLTTDQFGYIRPGFHIAINSVTIGSDRKVVADVTYYDDAGQPLDRLGKVTPGALSMSFVLAWWDPVQRQYTSYTTRQATSLPTSPIQQTVTQAGADGAGLAGFNDLSLGHSTYTFKTVLPASYDGTKTTTLGIYATRNLIAVDPNVFDKNYYANAEFDFRPDTQAVVDKWDMIDTAACNNCHNPLSAHGGSRQDVKLCVLCHSPQSVNPDTGNTVDFKVLIHKIHRGADLPSVAAGTPYQIINSHGVSDFSTVVFPQDVRNCTKCHAAPATQATNYYTYPSQAACGSCHDNVNFATGENHPGGIAVDDGACASCHVPQGDTEFDASILGAHTNPTKSTQLPGLNAKILSIAHTAPGEKPVVTFQVTNGDGTPVDPNTLARCRFLIGGPTTDIGTYIQEPNGAGTAALVFDGTNATYTFTNAIPADAAGTWRLSVDTRRSITLHRGDGGADIEQDESALNPILDFAVTDPAPVPRRTVVSLANCNVCHDQIAFHGTQRRTPEECVICHNPNKNDGADPVPQSISFQRFIHRIHRGENLTRDFIVSEKNFREVLFPGDLRDCAKCHVNGSQELPLPTTNLPVQTPPPPLEWYTPQQTTAAACLGCHDTQEAAAHAYVMTAPFGEACAACHAPEDDFSVDKVHAR; this is translated from the coding sequence ATGCAGATCCTCAGGCGCCTCGTCGTTTTGGGAATGTCAGCTGCCGGAATCGTCGTCCCGTTCGGCGGCGTCGGGGATCGAGGGGCGCCGGCGGCGATCTCGTCGCGGCCGGTCACTCTCACGAGCCCGAGCGCGTACGCGGCCAGCGCGAAGGAGCATTACCTCACGACGGACCAGTTCGGGTACATCCGGCCCGGATTCCACATCGCCATCAACAGCGTCACGATCGGTTCGGACCGCAAGGTGGTCGCCGACGTCACGTACTACGACGATGCCGGCCAGCCGCTCGACCGGCTTGGAAAGGTCACGCCGGGGGCGCTCAGCATGAGCTTCGTGCTCGCCTGGTGGGACCCCGTCCAGAGGCAGTACACCTCCTACACGACCCGGCAGGCCACGTCGCTTCCGACGAGCCCGATTCAGCAGACCGTCACGCAGGCGGGCGCCGACGGCGCCGGACTGGCGGGGTTCAACGACCTTTCGCTCGGGCATTCGACCTATACGTTCAAGACGGTTCTCCCGGCGAGCTACGACGGGACAAAGACCACGACGCTCGGCATCTACGCGACCCGGAACCTCATCGCGGTCGACCCCAACGTCTTCGACAAGAACTACTACGCCAACGCCGAATTCGATTTCCGTCCTGACACCCAGGCCGTCGTCGACAAGTGGGACATGATCGACACGGCCGCCTGCAACAACTGCCACAACCCGCTCTCCGCCCACGGCGGCTCGCGCCAGGACGTGAAGCTCTGCGTTCTGTGCCATTCGCCGCAGAGCGTCAACCCCGACACCGGAAACACCGTCGATTTCAAGGTCCTGATCCACAAGATCCACCGGGGCGCAGACCTGCCGAGCGTCGCGGCGGGCACGCCGTACCAGATCATCAACAGCCATGGCGTCTCCGATTTCTCGACCGTCGTGTTCCCCCAGGACGTGCGGAATTGCACGAAGTGTCATGCGGCGCCGGCCACTCAGGCGACGAATTACTACACGTATCCGAGCCAGGCGGCGTGCGGCTCCTGCCACGACAACGTGAATTTCGCGACCGGTGAGAACCATCCGGGCGGGATCGCCGTCGATGACGGCGCCTGCGCGTCGTGCCACGTTCCGCAGGGAGACACGGAGTTCGACGCGTCGATCCTGGGCGCGCACACGAATCCGACGAAGTCCACCCAGCTCCCGGGTCTGAACGCGAAGATCCTGTCGATCGCGCACACGGCTCCGGGCGAGAAGCCGGTCGTCACGTTCCAGGTCACCAACGGCGACGGCACGCCGGTCGACCCGAACACGCTCGCACGCTGCCGGTTCCTCATCGGAGGCCCGACGACCGACATCGGGACCTACATTCAGGAACCGAACGGCGCAGGAACGGCGGCGCTCGTCTTCGACGGCACGAACGCGACCTACACGTTCACGAACGCGATCCCCGCCGACGCGGCGGGAACCTGGCGCCTTTCGGTCGATACCCGGCGGTCGATCACGCTCCACCGTGGGGACGGCGGCGCGGACATCGAGCAGGACGAATCCGCGCTGAACCCGATCCTGGATTTCGCCGTGACCGACCCCGCGCCGGTCCCGCGTCGGACCGTCGTGTCGCTCGCGAACTGCAACGTCTGCCACGACCAGATCGCGTTCCACGGCACCCAGCGGCGGACCCCGGAGGAATGCGTGATCTGCCACAATCCGAATAAGAACGACGGCGCGGATCCGGTGCCGCAGTCGATCAGCTTCCAGCGCTTCATCCACCGGATTCACCGCGGCGAAAACCTGACCCGCGATTTCATCGTCTCCGAGAAAAATTTCCGGGAAGTGCTGTTCCCGGGAGATCTGCGGGACTGCGCCAAATGCCATGTCAACGGTTCCCAGGAGCTCCCGCTGCCGACCACGAACCTCCCGGTCCAGACTCCTCCTCCACCACTGGAGTGGTACACGCCGCAACAGACGACGGCGGCGGCCTGCCTCGGCTGCCACGACACGCAGGAAGCCGCGGCGCATGCGTACGTGATGACGGCGCCGTTCGGCGAAGCCTGCGCCGCCTGCCACGCTCCTGAGGATGACTTCTCGGTCGACAAGGTGCACGCGCGGTGA
- a CDS encoding GGDEF domain-containing protein, with protein sequence MNSVDAPDRPPLSRLSVRYRFLYAFAGVVLATGAPLGALAIRLATGSVAPGIEVRNHFFYYVYELFGTAVVFGTAGFFAGRRADRLQAGRERFRELAGRDDLTGLPNRRLFREHYGRVAARSHRFGEPVSLLLVDVDGLKEINDRWGHMAGNAVLRHVARIVREKKRTEDLAARWGGDEFVLLLPGADASAAERVAGDILRAAERSALKAPPTTVTVTIGIGSGIAASPEHDFFAAADRALYEGKAAGRNQYRVVRSDLPPPEGPDRSSSP encoded by the coding sequence GTGAACTCGGTCGACGCTCCGGACCGGCCGCCCCTCAGCCGGCTGTCGGTGCGCTACCGGTTCCTCTACGCGTTCGCCGGCGTCGTCCTGGCGACGGGAGCCCCGCTCGGGGCGCTCGCCATCCGCCTCGCGACCGGCTCGGTCGCGCCGGGGATCGAGGTGAGGAATCACTTCTTCTATTACGTCTACGAGCTCTTCGGCACCGCGGTCGTCTTCGGGACCGCGGGGTTCTTCGCCGGGCGCCGCGCGGACCGCCTGCAGGCGGGGCGTGAGCGGTTCCGCGAGCTCGCCGGCCGGGACGACCTGACGGGACTTCCGAACCGGCGCCTGTTCCGCGAACATTACGGGCGCGTGGCGGCGCGGTCGCACCGCTTCGGCGAGCCGGTGTCCCTGCTGCTCGTCGACGTGGACGGCCTGAAGGAAATCAACGATCGTTGGGGGCACATGGCGGGAAACGCCGTGCTTCGCCACGTCGCGCGGATCGTCCGTGAAAAGAAGCGGACGGAGGACCTTGCCGCGCGGTGGGGAGGCGACGAGTTCGTGCTCCTCCTTCCGGGCGCCGACGCTTCCGCCGCCGAGCGCGTCGCGGGAGACATCCTCCGGGCGGCGGAGCGAAGCGCGTTGAAGGCTCCGCCGACGACGGTGACCGTGACGATCGGGATCGGCAGCGGGATCGCGGCTTCCCCGGAGCACGATTTCTTCGCCGCCGCCGACCGGGCGCTCTACGAAGGGAAAGCCGCGGGTCGCAACCAGTACCGCGTCGTCCGGAGCGACCTTCCGCCGCCCGAAGGACCCGACCGGAGTTCGAGCCCCTAG
- a CDS encoding universal stress protein, protein MFRRILVPVDFTPKAMRAARAAARIAATDAEVTLLHVIEKLHGDVPGIERFYRRLERLARGKAGAFTGLFRRKKTRVRVEIVYGDPLQETLRYASSMRADLLVMGSHRFSRSSPGRGWGTLSYRVGLLSRAPVLLVK, encoded by the coding sequence ATGTTCCGCCGCATCCTGGTTCCCGTCGACTTCACCCCGAAAGCGATGCGGGCGGCCCGGGCCGCCGCGCGGATCGCGGCGACCGACGCCGAGGTGACGCTGCTGCACGTCATCGAGAAGCTGCACGGGGACGTGCCGGGAATCGAGCGTTTCTACCGGCGTCTCGAGCGGCTCGCCCGGGGGAAAGCGGGCGCCTTCACCGGCCTCTTCCGGCGGAAGAAGACCCGCGTCCGCGTCGAAATCGTCTACGGGGACCCGCTGCAGGAGACGCTCCGCTATGCCTCCTCGATGCGCGCGGACCTGCTCGTCATGGGAAGCCACCGATTCTCGCGGTCGAGCCCGGGACGCGGATGGGGAACGCTCTCGTATCGCGTGGGATTGCTTTCCCGCGCGCCCGTCCTCCTCGTCAAGTAG
- a CDS encoding multifunctional oxoglutarate decarboxylase/oxoglutarate dehydrogenase thiamine pyrophosphate-binding subunit/dihydrolipoyllysine-residue succinyltransferase subunit produces MAIVRPPGPGPLEIILAEYGINADYALELYDRWRSDPALVDEDWREYFEGLTGAPARAASPATPSAPVSPAPPAPVSQAPSAAPPPRPAPEPPAGERQPIRGAALQIAQNMKASLEVPTATSQRQVAIKLLDENRRLANEYRASNDESKISFTHLVAWAALRALHDFPRLNDAFTGGPDPARLARTEVHLGIAVDVQKRDGSRSLLVPNIKNAHTMSFGEFVGAMDDVVSRARAGKLALADFQGTTVSLTNPGPMGTTASIARLMPGQGLILATGAIDWPAGFSAMAPEAISNLGISKVMTLSCTYDHRIIQGAESGAFLGRIEELLLGEHGFYEEIFEDLAIPHRPFHWAVDLNPAFGGADVSRLREIENQARVLELINAYRVRGHLVADIDPLRAAPPPRVPELDLETYGLTIWDLDREFITGGLGGSETLPLRKILEIMRRSYCGKIGVEYRFIQDGAEKEWLRRRIGALPEPPPAEVRKQILWKLLSAEVFEKFLHNRFLGQKRFSIEGVETLIPFLDQLVSGAGARGIDEITIGMSHRGRLNVIANVIGRFCERIFASFEGVVHPDFPADEGDVKYHRGAQGARDVGGRRVSIELVPNPSHLEFVDAVVEGIVRARQDKLGGRGPAVWNRVLPVLVHGDAAFAGQGIVAETLNLAQLRGYRTGGTIHVVVNNQIGFTTPPGESRSSLYSTDMAKINQVPIFHVNADEPEAAHRVLQIALDYRQEFHKDAVVDLIGFRRHGHNEGDEPSYTQPVMYRRVREHPGVFALYAKKLVREKVVTEDEVRELEAERLRRYEAALDRAKEIAAGGGAPRWDERPAPAAPPPAPETAIAAEAFDAIGSALAKLPRDFHVNPKVATLLARRGKMARGESPVDWASAEAFAFGSLLREGTPVRLSGEDTSRGTFSQRHMVLHDTVTGARWTPLESVAPGVRFSVFDSALSEAGVLGFEYGYSVEAPETLTLWEAQYGDFVNAAQVIVDQFIVSGREKWAQPSRLVLLLPHGQEGQGPEHSSARPERFLALAVDGNLQVCQPSTPAQYFHLLRRQVRRPEASPLVVLTPKSLLRLAASFSDRAEMTAGRFEPVLGDRTMAGADRVILCSGKVSYELAAAREKSGARAAIVRVEQLAPFPAAELRAALDAHRDATDLVWVQEEPRNMGAWAHVSERFADARDGRTLRYVGRPASASPATGSAQVFHEEQEKLVQEALS; encoded by the coding sequence TTGGCCATCGTTCGCCCGCCGGGCCCCGGCCCGCTGGAAATCATCCTCGCCGAATACGGCATCAATGCGGACTACGCCCTCGAGCTCTATGACCGGTGGCGGAGCGATCCCGCCCTCGTCGACGAGGACTGGCGCGAATACTTCGAGGGGCTGACCGGTGCGCCCGCGCGGGCCGCGTCGCCGGCCACTCCGTCCGCTCCCGTCTCCCCCGCTCCCCCGGCGCCCGTCTCCCAGGCTCCGTCGGCCGCGCCCCCGCCGCGCCCGGCGCCGGAGCCTCCGGCGGGAGAGCGGCAGCCGATCCGCGGCGCGGCGCTCCAGATCGCGCAGAACATGAAGGCGAGCCTCGAGGTGCCCACGGCGACGTCGCAGCGGCAGGTCGCGATCAAGCTCCTCGACGAGAATCGCCGGCTCGCGAACGAATATCGCGCCTCCAACGACGAGAGCAAGATCTCGTTCACGCACCTGGTCGCCTGGGCCGCCCTCCGCGCGCTCCACGATTTCCCGCGCCTCAACGACGCGTTCACCGGGGGACCCGATCCCGCGCGTCTCGCGCGGACGGAGGTCCATCTCGGGATCGCGGTCGACGTCCAGAAACGGGACGGCAGCCGGAGCCTCCTCGTTCCGAACATCAAGAACGCCCACACGATGTCCTTCGGCGAGTTCGTCGGTGCGATGGACGACGTCGTGTCGCGCGCGCGCGCGGGAAAGCTCGCGCTCGCCGACTTCCAGGGCACGACGGTCTCCCTCACGAACCCCGGGCCGATGGGAACCACGGCCTCGATCGCCCGGCTGATGCCGGGGCAGGGGCTGATCCTCGCGACCGGCGCGATCGACTGGCCGGCCGGATTCTCCGCGATGGCGCCGGAGGCGATCTCGAACCTCGGGATCAGCAAGGTCATGACGCTTTCCTGCACCTACGATCACCGGATCATCCAGGGGGCGGAGTCGGGCGCCTTCCTCGGGCGAATCGAGGAGCTCCTCCTCGGGGAGCACGGCTTCTACGAGGAGATCTTCGAAGACCTCGCGATCCCCCATCGCCCGTTTCATTGGGCCGTCGACCTCAACCCCGCGTTCGGCGGCGCGGACGTGTCGCGGCTCCGCGAGATCGAGAACCAGGCGCGGGTCCTCGAGCTCATCAACGCCTACCGGGTCCGCGGGCATCTCGTCGCCGACATCGACCCTCTTCGCGCCGCGCCTCCGCCCCGGGTCCCGGAGCTCGACCTCGAGACGTACGGACTGACCATCTGGGATCTCGACCGGGAGTTCATCACCGGAGGGCTCGGCGGATCGGAAACGCTCCCGCTCCGGAAGATCCTCGAGATCATGCGCCGCTCCTATTGCGGGAAGATCGGCGTCGAGTACCGGTTCATCCAGGACGGCGCGGAGAAGGAATGGCTGCGCCGGCGGATCGGAGCGCTCCCGGAGCCGCCGCCGGCCGAGGTTCGGAAGCAGATCCTCTGGAAGCTCCTCTCGGCCGAGGTCTTCGAGAAATTCCTGCACAACCGGTTCCTCGGCCAGAAGCGCTTTTCGATCGAGGGCGTCGAAACGCTGATCCCGTTCCTCGACCAGCTCGTTTCGGGAGCGGGAGCCCGCGGGATCGACGAGATCACGATCGGAATGTCGCATCGCGGCCGTCTCAACGTCATCGCGAACGTGATCGGGCGTTTCTGCGAGCGGATCTTCGCGAGCTTCGAGGGCGTCGTCCATCCCGACTTCCCCGCCGACGAGGGGGACGTCAAGTACCACCGCGGGGCGCAGGGCGCCCGCGACGTCGGCGGCCGCCGCGTCTCGATCGAGCTCGTCCCGAACCCGTCGCATCTCGAGTTCGTCGACGCGGTCGTCGAGGGCATCGTGCGCGCGCGACAGGACAAGCTCGGCGGCCGCGGCCCGGCGGTCTGGAACCGGGTCCTCCCCGTCCTCGTCCATGGAGACGCGGCGTTCGCCGGGCAGGGAATCGTCGCGGAGACGCTGAACCTCGCGCAGCTCCGCGGCTACCGCACCGGCGGAACGATCCACGTCGTCGTCAATAACCAGATCGGCTTCACGACCCCGCCGGGCGAGAGCCGCTCGTCGCTCTATTCGACCGACATGGCGAAGATCAACCAGGTGCCCATCTTCCACGTGAACGCCGACGAGCCGGAGGCGGCGCATCGCGTCCTCCAGATCGCCCTCGATTACCGCCAGGAGTTCCACAAGGACGCCGTCGTCGACCTGATCGGGTTCCGCCGGCACGGTCACAACGAAGGGGACGAGCCGAGCTACACCCAGCCGGTGATGTACCGGCGGGTCCGAGAGCACCCGGGGGTGTTCGCGCTCTACGCGAAGAAGCTCGTTCGCGAGAAGGTCGTCACCGAGGACGAGGTCCGGGAGCTCGAAGCGGAACGGCTCCGCCGCTACGAGGCCGCCCTCGACCGCGCGAAGGAGATCGCCGCCGGCGGCGGCGCGCCGCGCTGGGACGAGCGACCGGCCCCGGCGGCTCCCCCGCCCGCGCCCGAAACCGCGATCGCGGCGGAGGCTTTCGACGCGATCGGCTCGGCGCTCGCGAAGCTCCCGCGCGATTTCCACGTCAACCCGAAGGTCGCGACCCTCCTCGCGCGGCGCGGGAAGATGGCCCGCGGCGAGTCTCCCGTCGACTGGGCGTCCGCGGAGGCGTTCGCGTTCGGCTCTCTCCTGCGGGAAGGAACTCCCGTGCGTCTCTCGGGCGAAGACACCAGCCGCGGGACGTTCTCCCAGCGCCACATGGTCCTCCACGACACGGTCACCGGCGCGCGATGGACGCCGCTCGAGTCCGTCGCCCCGGGCGTCCGCTTCTCCGTCTTCGACAGCGCCCTGTCCGAGGCGGGAGTGCTCGGTTTCGAGTACGGGTACAGCGTCGAAGCGCCGGAGACGCTCACCCTGTGGGAGGCGCAGTACGGGGATTTCGTGAATGCCGCGCAGGTGATCGTCGACCAGTTCATCGTGTCGGGACGCGAGAAGTGGGCCCAGCCCAGCCGGCTCGTCCTCCTCCTCCCGCACGGCCAGGAAGGACAGGGACCGGAACATTCCAGCGCGCGGCCCGAGCGGTTCCTCGCGCTCGCCGTGGACGGCAACCTCCAGGTCTGCCAGCCGTCGACGCCGGCGCAGTATTTCCATCTCCTGCGCCGGCAGGTGCGGAGGCCGGAAGCTTCCCCCCTCGTCGTCCTCACGCCGAAGAGCCTGCTCCGCCTCGCCGCGTCCTTCTCCGATCGTGCGGAGATGACCGCCGGGCGCTTCGAACCGGTCCTCGGCGACCGCACGATGGCCGGCGCCGATCGCGTGATCCTCTGCAGCGGAAAGGTGTCCTACGAGCTCGCCGCCGCGCGCGAAAAGAGCGGCGCGCGAGCGGCGATCGTCCGCGTCGAGCAGCTGGCGCCGTTCCCGGCGGCGGAGCTCCGCGCGGCTCTCGACGCCCATCGGGACGCGACGGATCTCGTCTGGGTGCAGGAGGAGCCGCGCAACATGGGGGCGTGGGCGCACGTCTCGGAGCGGTTCGCCGACGCCCGCGACGGCCGGACGCTCCGGTACGTCGGACGACCCGCCTCCGCCTCGCCGGCGACGGGATCGGCGCAGGTCTTCCACGAGGAACAGGAGAAGCTCGTCCAGGAAGCCCTCTCGTAG
- a CDS encoding CBS domain-containing protein, with protein sequence MPTIAGPRPGKTPRAGGAPPKAPRLRTLVRDLMTENVVTFSPKDNLADLADRMADEHIRHAPIVDREGELVGLVTERDLARFAFFDSPDAPLSVEREVLGGKRVREIMGTEVDTLEPDASLREAAELLLENKVGCIPIVEGRRVVGILTEADFVRRYLETE encoded by the coding sequence ATGCCCACCATTGCCGGCCCTCGGCCGGGAAAGACACCTCGCGCGGGCGGCGCACCGCCGAAAGCGCCGCGGCTGAGGACTCTCGTTCGCGACCTCATGACCGAGAACGTCGTGACGTTCTCGCCCAAGGACAACCTCGCCGATCTGGCGGACCGGATGGCGGACGAGCACATCCGCCACGCTCCGATCGTGGACCGGGAGGGGGAGCTCGTCGGCCTCGTGACCGAAAGAGACCTCGCGCGGTTCGCGTTCTTCGACTCTCCCGACGCGCCGCTGTCGGTCGAACGCGAGGTGCTGGGCGGAAAACGTGTTCGCGAAATCATGGGAACGGAAGTGGACACCCTCGAACCGGACGCCTCGCTGCGGGAAGCGGCCGAGCTCCTGCTCGAGAACAAGGTCGGCTGCATTCCGATCGTCGAGGGGCGCCGCGTGGTCGGCATCCTCACGGAGGCCGATTTCGTGCGCCGCTATCTCGAGACCGAATAG
- a CDS encoding IgA Peptidase M64, whose amino-acid sequence MKHAVGLLLLVTAPALAGAAPRTMRFDYFHSGNAKEERFSWGRVVLEPLEWPGNPARPLDDLNLGKYFFEVRDAATGHPLYSRGFASIYGEWETTDEAKQVDRTFEESVRFPAPDAPVTVVIEKRDAANAFREIWRATIDPKSMFVDSSIPPAPAPLLALQKSGDPAAKVDFLILGDGYTREEEPKFEKDARRLVEILFATSPFKEHRSDFNVWGLCPAAAESGISRPSTGVHRRNPVGSTYDAFGSERYVLTFDNRAFREIAQFAPYEFVEILVNGNTYGGGGIHNLYSTVAADSAWAPYIFVHEFGHQFSGLADEYFTSDVAYETGSERVEPWEPNATAMKDPSALKWKDLVSPGTPIPTPWNKETFETRSREIQAKRRAIRAANRPEAEMDALFRTEREEETKLLGTDRYSGKVGAFEGADYQAKGYFRPQEDCIMFTRDEVGFCAVCRRSLERVIAMYAPR is encoded by the coding sequence ATGAAACACGCCGTCGGGCTCCTTCTGCTCGTCACGGCCCCCGCCCTCGCGGGAGCGGCTCCGCGCACGATGCGATTCGACTACTTCCATTCCGGAAACGCGAAAGAGGAGCGCTTCAGCTGGGGACGCGTCGTCCTCGAGCCCCTCGAGTGGCCCGGCAACCCGGCGCGCCCTCTCGACGACCTGAACCTCGGGAAGTACTTCTTCGAGGTTCGGGACGCGGCGACCGGGCACCCGCTCTATTCGCGCGGCTTCGCGTCGATCTACGGGGAGTGGGAGACGACCGACGAAGCCAAGCAGGTCGATCGGACGTTCGAGGAGTCCGTCCGGTTTCCGGCGCCGGATGCGCCCGTGACGGTGGTGATCGAGAAGCGCGATGCCGCCAACGCGTTCCGCGAGATCTGGCGGGCGACGATCGATCCGAAGAGCATGTTCGTCGATTCTTCGATTCCTCCGGCGCCCGCTCCTCTGCTGGCGCTCCAGAAATCGGGCGATCCGGCGGCGAAAGTCGATTTCCTGATCCTCGGCGACGGGTACACGCGCGAGGAGGAGCCGAAGTTCGAGAAGGACGCCCGCCGCCTCGTCGAGATCCTCTTCGCGACGTCGCCGTTCAAGGAGCACAGGTCCGACTTCAACGTCTGGGGGCTCTGCCCGGCGGCCGCCGAGTCGGGAATCTCCCGTCCGTCCACCGGCGTCCATCGCCGGAACCCCGTCGGCTCGACGTACGACGCCTTCGGTTCGGAACGGTACGTGCTCACCTTCGACAACCGCGCGTTCCGCGAGATCGCGCAGTTCGCGCCGTACGAGTTCGTCGAGATCCTCGTCAACGGAAACACCTACGGGGGAGGAGGGATCCATAACCTCTACAGCACCGTGGCGGCCGACAGCGCATGGGCCCCGTACATCTTCGTGCACGAATTCGGCCATCAGTTCTCCGGGCTCGCCGATGAGTACTTCACTTCGGACGTCGCCTACGAGACGGGGAGCGAAAGGGTCGAGCCGTGGGAGCCGAATGCGACCGCGATGAAGGACCCGTCCGCCCTGAAGTGGAAGGATCTCGTCTCCCCGGGGACGCCCATCCCGACGCCGTGGAACAAGGAGACGTTCGAGACCCGCTCGCGCGAGATCCAGGCGAAGCGGCGGGCGATCCGGGCCGCGAACCGCCCGGAGGCGGAAATGGACGCGCTCTTCCGCACCGAGCGCGAGGAGGAGACGAAGCTCCTCGGGACCGACCGCTACTCCGGGAAGGTGGGAGCGTTCGAAGGCGCCGACTATCAGGCGAAAGGCTACTTCCGGCCCCAGGAAGACTGCATCATGTTCACGCGGGACGAGGTCGGCTTCTGTGCGGTCTGCCGCCGGTCGCTCGAGCGCGTGATCGCGATGTACGCGCCACGCTGA
- a CDS encoding cytochrome c3 family protein → MKITLGLRAAMAAVIFGAAALAAAQASPPAAPPSEKSAVAACADCHDQAKDFSRNPHARIPFLAGRARVSGDAVCSSCHGDTSAHVESSGEKPVERKLHGRTGAEFCLTCHDHPSDHASFRNGVHGNSATVNCLSCHSIHAAPARPHLLVMDSVALCESCHPGKAAGFRDKPFAHRLQAGMDCASCHDPHGLPRDSALRFTRADELPCLSCHAEKKGPFVFEHVSGVAGNCLSCHEAHGSSNPKQLKRAQVSQLCLECHSPIAAGTLGSQPPSFHNILLPRYQNCTVCHTAIHGSNRSPTLLK, encoded by the coding sequence ATGAAGATCACGCTCGGACTTCGCGCGGCGATGGCCGCGGTCATCTTCGGCGCGGCCGCCCTCGCCGCCGCGCAGGCTTCCCCGCCCGCGGCGCCCCCTTCCGAAAAGAGCGCCGTCGCCGCGTGCGCGGACTGCCACGATCAGGCGAAGGACTTCTCCCGCAATCCCCACGCACGGATTCCATTCCTGGCGGGTCGCGCTCGCGTGTCGGGGGATGCGGTCTGCTCGAGCTGCCACGGCGACACGTCGGCGCACGTCGAGTCCTCCGGGGAGAAGCCGGTCGAGCGCAAGCTGCACGGCCGGACCGGCGCCGAGTTCTGCCTGACCTGTCACGACCATCCTTCCGATCACGCCTCGTTCCGGAACGGCGTCCACGGCAACTCGGCGACGGTCAACTGCCTGAGCTGCCACTCGATCCACGCCGCCCCGGCGCGGCCGCATCTCCTCGTGATGGATTCGGTCGCGCTCTGCGAGTCGTGCCATCCCGGGAAGGCGGCGGGATTCCGCGACAAGCCGTTCGCGCACCGGCTCCAGGCAGGGATGGACTGCGCTTCCTGCCACGATCCGCACGGGCTCCCGCGCGACTCCGCGCTGCGATTCACCCGGGCCGACGAGCTCCCGTGTCTCTCCTGTCACGCCGAGAAGAAGGGGCCCTTCGTCTTCGAGCACGTGTCCGGGGTCGCCGGCAACTGCCTGAGCTGCCACGAGGCGCACGGCTCGTCGAATCCGAAGCAGCTCAAGCGCGCCCAGGTCTCCCAGCTCTGCCTCGAATGCCACTCGCCGATCGCCGCGGGAACCCTCGGCTCGCAGCCGCCTTCCTTTCACAACATCCTCCTGCCGCGATACCAGAACTGCACGGTCTGTCACACGGCGATCCACGGTTCGAACCGTTCGCCGACGCTTTTGAAGTAG